A stretch of Candidatus Thorarchaeota archaeon DNA encodes these proteins:
- a CDS encoding BMP family ABC transporter substrate-binding protein, which yields MEVPLAQKESTSIRTIAAAVIIVLLMGVTLGFFLFSGSTNGNGNTTTTTPTTTTTMTSPTTTTPTEPMQDGEIAIVFTTSGLGDKSFNDAAFRGAQQFENDFGWDFDYVEPESISEYETHLRDYADPEGREPYELIISIGFDQAESLNETAEDYPNQKFCIIDTVVDQPNVSSAVFDEHEGSALVGAIAGMWTEREQIGFIGGMDIPLVNRYAAGYVWGANYSNPGIDFTVSYTGSWTDTTAGQNLADGMYANGVDTIYTAAGRAGLGAFTAAKNNNTDHNVWVIGSDSPQMYLGTENPENPEPPTVCVTSMLKKIDVAVYENIKNVYNNQFQGGVQVFDLANGGLGYETNQDLLSLPADIITAVENLKQKIIDGELTVPSSKYW from the coding sequence TTGGAAGTGCCTCTAGCACAAAAGGAATCGACAAGCATCAGAACTATCGCTGCGGCTGTTATTATTGTTTTGTTGATGGGAGTGACCTTGGGATTCTTCTTATTTTCGGGGTCAACTAACGGAAATGGGAATACCACTACAACCACTCCTACAACAACCACTACAATGACCAGTCCGACTACGACTACTCCCACAGAACCAATGCAAGATGGCGAAATTGCAATTGTGTTCACAACAAGTGGACTAGGCGACAAATCATTCAATGACGCTGCCTTCAGAGGTGCGCAACAATTCGAAAACGATTTTGGTTGGGACTTTGACTATGTTGAGCCTGAATCAATTTCGGAATATGAGACCCATCTAAGAGACTATGCGGATCCTGAAGGGCGTGAACCGTATGAACTGATTATATCAATAGGATTTGACCAAGCAGAATCGCTTAACGAAACTGCGGAGGACTATCCCAATCAGAAATTCTGCATAATTGACACGGTGGTGGATCAACCCAACGTCTCCAGTGCTGTATTTGATGAGCATGAAGGTTCAGCTCTTGTTGGTGCAATTGCGGGGATGTGGACAGAAAGAGAGCAGATTGGATTTATTGGCGGCATGGATATACCATTAGTTAACAGATACGCTGCAGGTTATGTCTGGGGAGCCAATTATTCTAACCCCGGAATCGATTTCACGGTCAGCTATACAGGGTCATGGACAGACACAACAGCAGGTCAGAATCTAGCTGACGGAATGTACGCAAATGGTGTCGATACTATTTACACTGCCGCTGGTCGTGCCGGCCTAGGAGCATTTACGGCTGCCAAAAACAACAATACTGATCATAATGTGTGGGTTATTGGTTCCGATAGTCCTCAGATGTATCTTGGCACTGAAAATCCGGAGAACCCTGAGCCGCCAACTGTCTGTGTTACTTCCATGTTGAAGAAGATTGATGTGGCGGTGTATGAAAACATCAAGAACGTGTACAATAACCAGTTTCAAGGAGGCGTTCAGGTCTTCGATTTAGCTAATGGTGGTCTAGGTTATGAGACGAATCAAGATTTGCTATCTCTGCCTGCCGACATCATAACTGCTGTTGAGAACCTAAAACAGAAAATAATAGATGGCGAGCTTACGGTTCCAAGTAGCAAGTACTGGTAG
- a CDS encoding 30S ribosomal protein S19 has translation MSQRGREPTYRGYKIQELVEMSMDDLIELLPARRRRSLKRGLPPRQKKLLKKVRDARKKLKKGKAPVIRTHCRDMVILPEMVDLTFGVHDGYRFQDVKVTPLMIGHCLGEFAITNKKVKHGSPGIGATKSSAYVPLK, from the coding sequence ATGTCCCAACGTGGCAGAGAACCAACATATCGTGGCTACAAAATCCAAGAGCTCGTCGAAATGAGCATGGACGATCTCATCGAACTCCTCCCAGCTCGACGCAGACGATCTCTTAAACGAGGCCTTCCTCCGCGCCAGAAGAAACTCCTCAAGAAGGTCAGGGATGCTCGCAAGAAACTCAAGAAAGGAAAGGCCCCAGTCATCCGAACTCACTGCCGCGACATGGTCATTCTCCCCGAAATGGTAGACCTCACCTTTGGAGTTCACGACGGTTATCGCTTCCAAGATGTTAAAGTCACTCCGCTTATGATTGGACATTGTTTAGGAGAGTTCGCTATCACTAACAAGAAGGTTAAGCATGGCAGCCCCGGTATCGGAGCTACCAAGAGCTCTGCATACGTACCACTGAAGTAG
- a CDS encoding tetratricopeptide repeat protein gives MPFGFFKKEKDKKYEKAAEMLAEEKYEEAISLLEKVLKMDPEHTNALTSMGVAMISMHVNPNLADPSIAEGLDYLNRAAEIDPEDPIPIFNKAVLLRKLNRPEEAIEAFKEVLEIEERQPLALLHIAEINYELERWETAIEYARRALIRDPGLKETLTWVPEAMEKADMLDEEQTDQE, from the coding sequence ATGCCGTTCGGTTTCTTCAAGAAAGAGAAGGACAAGAAGTATGAGAAAGCAGCCGAAATGTTGGCCGAAGAGAAGTATGAAGAGGCGATCTCGCTTCTAGAGAAAGTCCTCAAAATGGACCCAGAGCATACAAACGCTCTTACCTCAATGGGAGTTGCTATGATTTCTATGCATGTCAATCCAAACCTAGCAGATCCCAGCATCGCAGAAGGTCTTGATTACTTGAATCGGGCTGCAGAAATCGACCCGGAAGATCCTATCCCCATATTCAACAAGGCGGTTTTGCTGCGGAAACTGAACAGGCCCGAAGAGGCAATTGAAGCCTTCAAAGAAGTACTTGAAATCGAGGAGCGACAACCCCTTGCCTTACTACATATCGCAGAAATCAACTATGAGCTCGAACGCTGGGAAACTGCTATTGAGTATGCCCGACGAGCGCTTATCAGAGACCCGGGATTAAAAGAGACATTGACATGGGTACCTGAAGCCATGGAGAAAGCGGACATGCTCGATGAAGAACAAACGGACCAAGAGTAA